GCCCGTGGAAGTGCATCCACATGGTGTCGCCCTCGGCCATCGACGAGGCCGTCGGCACCGAGCAGCCCGGTGAGGACCCGCGCGACCACGTGATCTTCACCATCGACGACGACGTCTGCACCCGCTGTGCCCTCTGCGTCGACCGGTGCCCCACCGGCGTCATCATCTTGGGCAAGGTCGCCGCACCTGCCCCCGAGGGCGATCCCCACACCCGGACCAATGCCCATGGCTACGCCTACGGCATGCGGCTCGGGTAAGTCGAGAAAGAGGAGACGGCCACGTGGCCAAGTCGGTTCAGGACAAGCCGAAGATCGCCGAGAAGCTCTCCGATCTCGGTGACACGGTGCAGGGTTCCCAGGCCTGGAACTCGATCTTCCGGCCGGGCTCGGTGTTCCGCAAGGGCTACACCGACAGCCCCCGGAACCGGTCCTACGTGATCATGAACAGCGTGCTGTACCACCTCCACCCGGTGAAGGTGAAGCGCCATGCGGTGAAGGTGAGCTACACCCTCTGTCTGGGCGGGCTCAGCTTCTTCCTGTTCATCCTGCTCACCGTCACGGGCATCTTCTTGATGTTCTTCTACCGGCCCGACTCGGCGTCGGCCTGGAACGACATCCAGAGCCTGCACACCTCGGTGACCTTCGGCCTGCTGGTGCGCAACATGCACCGGTGGGGCGCCCACCTCATGGTGCTGTCGGTGTTCCTGCACATGGCGCGGGTCTTCTACCACGGCGCCTACAAGCCGCCCCGGGAGTTCAACTGGGTGATCGGCGTGATCCTGCTCACCCTCACCCTGCTGCTGTCGTTCACCGGCTACCTGCTGCCGTGGGACCAGCTGGCCCTCTGGGCCGTGACCGTGGGCACCAACATGATGGGCTACACCCCGGTGTTCGGGAACCAGGTCCGGTTCGCCCTGCTGGGCGGCACCGAGATCGGCTCGGCCACGTTGTTGCGCTGGTACGTCCTGCACGTCCTGCTCCTGCCGTTCGTGATCGTCATCTTCATGGCGATCCACTTCTGGCGGGTCCGCAAGGACGGCGGAATCTCCGGGCCCCTGTAAGGAGCGAGGGAACATGACCGAGATCCCCGAACACCTCCGCAAGCGGGCCGAAGAGGCCCGTCAGAAGGCCGAGGCCGCCCGTGGCGGAGGCGACGCCCCCGCAGGGGACGCCGCGGCGGGCGGCGACGCCGAGCCTGCCAGCGAGGCCGAGAGCAAGATCCCCGCGCACCTGCTCGAGCGCAGCCGCGCCGCCAAGGAGCGCGCCGCCGGCGGAGCGGTCGCCACCGCCGACGCCCCGGCCGCCCCGGCGGGCGGGGGCACCGCGGTCGCCACGGCGCCGCCGCCCGCCGCCACCGGCCCGGGCGGGCACACCCAGCGCCTGCTCACCGTGGTCAAGTCCGGCTCCATCCAGGACGTCAAGGCCAACCCGGTCGACAAGGTCCACACCTGGCCCCACCTGCTCGTCGTCGAGTTCGTGGCCGCCCTGGCCGTGCTCGGCTTCACGTTGATCTTCGCCATCTTCGTGAACGCCCCGCTGCTCACGCTGGCCAACTTCAACCAGACGCCGAACCCCTCCAAGGCCCCCTGGTACTTCCTGGGCCTCCAGGAGCTGCTCACCATGTTCCACCCCATGGTGGCGGGCGTGACCATCCCCGGCATGGGCATCTTCGCCCTCATCCTGGCCCCCTACATCGACCGCAACCCCTCCAACAAGCCCGAGGACCGCAAGTTCGTCATCTCGCTGATGACGGTGTTCATGATGTTCTGGGCCGTGCTCGTCATCATCGGCTCGTTCTTCCGGGGCCCGGGCTTCAACTTCGTCTTCCCCTGGGCAGACGGCATCTTCTTCGACCTGTGAGCGTGAGGTAAACCGTGTCCGTCCTCCTCATCGTCATCCCCCTGCTGGTGGTCCTGGCCGGCGTGCTGCTGTTCGCCGCCGCCCGCCGTCGCGAGACGGGCGACGCCGTCGGTCGGCTGTCGCGCGAGACCAAGCGCAAGGACTCCGACGCCACCCTCCCCGAGCCGCCCGAGGCCGCTGCGCCCACGGGCCGCGAGGTCGAGCGGGCCGCCCGGGGCGGCAGCACCGGCACCGCCGTCGCCGTGGTCGACGAGACCGAGGCCGCCCCGCCGGCGCCGTTCGTCCCGCCCGACCCCGAGGCCCTCGGCGTCACCCGCCGCCAGTTCCTGAACCGCAGCATCATCGGCTTCTTCTCGCTCGGCCTGCTCGCGTTCGGTGCCTCCGCGCTGGCGTTCATCTGGCCCAAGCTGGGCGGCGGCTTCGGCTCCAAGATCACCGTCGGCAACGTCAGCGACCTGCTCTCGGAGATCCGGGCCAACAACGGCTTCCTCTACAAGGCCGAAGGCCGCATGTGGCTCACCGAGTACCCGTCGTCGGCGCTCAGCAAGGCCGAGTCGGTGTACGCCCCGCCGGTGCTCGCCTCGATGGAAGAGGGCATCGCGGTCATGTACCAGAAGTGCCCCCACCTGGGCTGCCGGGTCCCCGAGTGCGAGACCTCACAGTGGTTCGAGTGCCCGTGCCACGGCTCCCAGTACAACCAGGCCGGCGAGAAGAAGGCCGGCCCGGCCCCCCGCGGCATGGACCGCTTCGCCACCGCGGTCTCCGGCGGCAAGCTCTCCGTGGACACCGGCATCGTGATCCAGGGGCCGCCCATCGGCACCAACACCACCGGCCAAGAGGCCGAGGGCCCGAACTGCATCGGCGGTTGATCTGACCATGTACTCGTCTGTCCTCCTCGCCGCCAGCGTCTACAAGAGCGTCGGCTACATCGTCGCCGTCATCGTCTTCCTCGCGGTCATCGTCTACGCCTTCATCAACGTCCGGCGGGGCCGGGCCGAGGTGGGGTCCGAGCTCGAGCTGGCCGCCAACCGCAAGCCCTACTACGACGACGAGGTCCTCGAGGGACGCGTCCTCGACCGGGCCCTCACCTGGGGCCTCATCCTCCTCGGCGTCATCGCCCTGACCCTGCCGCTGTACTGGCTCAACGAGCCGGGCCGCCAGGAAGGCGCGGTCGAGGACTTCAACCGCAAGTTCACCGACCGCGGCGCCGAGCTGTTCGCCACCACCGAGGACGGCGGCCTCAACTGCGCCGGCTGCCACGGCCCCGAGGGCGTCGGCGGTGTGGCCAGCTACACCCTCACCGACCCCAACGGCGAGTTCGTCGACCAGGTCGACTGGCAGGCCCCGGCCCTCAACACCGTGCTGTGGCGCTTCAGCG
The sequence above is a segment of the Acidimicrobiales bacterium genome. Coding sequences within it:
- a CDS encoding 4Fe-4S dicluster domain-containing protein — encoded protein: MAKTDANPPMPAFRDDYVLQEVDAEWLSKAVKPKQFIHIDQAECIMCEGCVDICPWKCIHMVSPSAIDEAVGTEQPGEDPRDHVIFTIDDDVCTRCALCVDRCPTGVIILGKVAAPAPEGDPHTRTNAHGYAYGMRLG
- a CDS encoding cytochrome b N-terminal domain-containing protein, with protein sequence MAEKLSDLGDTVQGSQAWNSIFRPGSVFRKGYTDSPRNRSYVIMNSVLYHLHPVKVKRHAVKVSYTLCLGGLSFFLFILLTVTGIFLMFFYRPDSASAWNDIQSLHTSVTFGLLVRNMHRWGAHLMVLSVFLHMARVFYHGAYKPPREFNWVIGVILLTLTLLLSFTGYLLPWDQLALWAVTVGTNMMGYTPVFGNQVRFALLGGTEIGSATLLRWYVLHVLLLPFVIVIFMAIHFWRVRKDGGISGPL
- a CDS encoding menaquinol-cytochrome c reductase cytochrome b subunit, with protein sequence MTEIPEHLRKRAEEARQKAEAARGGGDAPAGDAAAGGDAEPASEAESKIPAHLLERSRAAKERAAGGAVATADAPAAPAGGGTAVATAPPPAATGPGGHTQRLLTVVKSGSIQDVKANPVDKVHTWPHLLVVEFVAALAVLGFTLIFAIFVNAPLLTLANFNQTPNPSKAPWYFLGLQELLTMFHPMVAGVTIPGMGIFALILAPYIDRNPSNKPEDRKFVISLMTVFMMFWAVLVIIGSFFRGPGFNFVFPWADGIFFDL
- a CDS encoding Rieske 2Fe-2S domain-containing protein, encoding MSVLLIVIPLLVVLAGVLLFAAARRRETGDAVGRLSRETKRKDSDATLPEPPEAAAPTGREVERAARGGSTGTAVAVVDETEAAPPAPFVPPDPEALGVTRRQFLNRSIIGFFSLGLLAFGASALAFIWPKLGGGFGSKITVGNVSDLLSEIRANNGFLYKAEGRMWLTEYPSSALSKAESVYAPPVLASMEEGIAVMYQKCPHLGCRVPECETSQWFECPCHGSQYNQAGEKKAGPAPRGMDRFATAVSGGKLSVDTGIVIQGPPIGTNTTGQEAEGPNCIGG